A genomic stretch from Bdellovibrionales bacterium includes:
- a CDS encoding aldehyde dehydrogenase family protein: protein MFQTINPATGEVIQTYHYLTLKQVDDIVEKASRSLQAWREVSVERRAQALKQLATNLREHKRELANLMTQEMGKSEKDGIAEIEKCAAACDYYAEKGPDLLKPQAVAANYAASEVRFEPMGIVFSIMPWNFPFWQFIRFAAPSIMIGNVILLKHADLTAGCATKIEELCKDIFDEQVVFNLHIDHAIAAHLIEHPKVRGVTFTGSTRGGREVSKTAGAALKKIVLELGGSDAYIVLSDANIEKAAKACAQGRMINNGQSCIAAKRFIVHKDIYENFVKQMKAELATFPTSPLAAVKFQSQLQDQVEMMKSLGGVVQLGGEIPNQPGAFYPPSMITFERNHPGIHKEELFGPVALVIKAQSEEEAFEIANSSPFGLGGGIFSSNAPHAKELVAKKMESGFVVVNDFVKSDARLPFGGVKDSGHGRELGSFGFYEFCNVKTVAQGS, encoded by the coding sequence ATGTTTCAAACGATCAATCCCGCTACCGGTGAAGTCATTCAAACCTATCACTATCTGACTCTGAAGCAGGTCGATGATATCGTCGAAAAGGCGTCGCGCAGTCTTCAAGCCTGGCGCGAAGTTTCTGTGGAGCGCAGAGCGCAGGCCTTGAAGCAGCTTGCAACGAATTTGCGTGAACACAAGCGTGAGCTTGCAAACCTAATGACCCAAGAAATGGGTAAATCCGAAAAAGACGGTATTGCTGAAATTGAAAAGTGTGCAGCAGCTTGCGATTACTATGCAGAAAAAGGTCCGGACCTTTTAAAACCACAGGCGGTAGCTGCAAACTATGCCGCCAGCGAAGTGCGCTTTGAACCGATGGGAATTGTTTTCTCAATCATGCCGTGGAACTTTCCATTCTGGCAGTTCATTCGTTTTGCCGCTCCGTCGATTATGATTGGCAACGTGATTTTGCTTAAGCACGCAGACCTGACCGCTGGCTGTGCGACGAAAATCGAAGAACTTTGCAAAGATATTTTCGATGAGCAGGTGGTGTTTAACTTGCATATTGATCACGCCATTGCAGCCCACTTGATTGAACATCCGAAAGTTCGTGGTGTCACTTTCACGGGCAGCACACGCGGCGGGCGCGAGGTTTCAAAAACTGCGGGGGCGGCGCTAAAGAAAATCGTTTTGGAGCTTGGCGGGAGTGACGCCTATATCGTTCTGTCTGATGCCAATATCGAAAAGGCGGCCAAGGCCTGCGCTCAAGGGCGTATGATCAATAATGGTCAGAGCTGTATTGCTGCCAAGCGCTTCATCGTCCACAAAGATATCTATGAGAATTTCGTGAAGCAAATGAAAGCGGAACTTGCGACTTTCCCGACTAGCCCCCTGGCAGCCGTCAAGTTCCAATCCCAGTTGCAAGATCAGGTGGAGATGATGAAGTCCCTGGGGGGCGTTGTGCAACTGGGCGGGGAGATTCCCAATCAGCCCGGCGCCTTTTATCCTCCCAGTATGATTACTTTTGAGCGCAATCATCCCGGTATTCACAAGGAAGAACTCTTTGGCCCGGTGGCGCTTGTCATTAAAGCTCAGAGCGAAGAAGAGGCCTTTGAGATCGCAAACTCGTCGCCCTTTGGCCTTGGTGGCGGAATTTTCTCAAGCAATGCGCCTCACGCAAAGGAACTTGTTGCCAAGAAGATGGAATCCGGCTTTGTTGTGGTGAATGATTTTGTCAAATCCGATGCGAGATTGCCTTTCGGAGGCGTGAAAGATTCCGGTCATGGCCGCGAGCTTGGCAGTTTTGGATTTTATGAATTCTGCAACGTAAAAACTGTCGCCCAAGGATCTTGA
- the glpX gene encoding class II fructose-bisphosphatase translates to MDRNLALEFVRITEAAALASAEWTGHGDEKAADKAAVDAMRKAFDSVNIDGTVVIGEGERDEAPMLYIGEKVGNKANNAPAIDIALDPLEGTTICATGGVGSISVIAVAERGNFLHAPDTYMDKIACGPGAKGVIDIDKTPTENINRVADALKKNVSDVTVVILNRPRHEKLIEEVRKTGARIHLIGDGDVSAAIATAWPDSGIDLLMGIGGAPEGVISAAAMQCLGGDFQGRLKFRNEEEKERAKRMGVKDLDKKYLVDELAHGSVMFVATGVTDGPFLKGVKTLPGRQAKTHSVVMRSQTGTIRTIEAHHKLNQKPNFKK, encoded by the coding sequence ATGGACAGAAACCTGGCTTTAGAATTCGTACGTATCACCGAAGCAGCAGCACTTGCCTCCGCAGAATGGACTGGGCATGGCGATGAAAAAGCAGCTGATAAAGCGGCTGTGGATGCCATGAGAAAAGCTTTCGACAGCGTCAACATTGACGGCACAGTGGTCATCGGTGAAGGTGAGCGCGATGAAGCACCGATGCTCTACATCGGTGAAAAAGTCGGCAATAAAGCCAACAATGCTCCGGCGATCGACATTGCCTTGGATCCGCTGGAAGGGACCACCATCTGTGCAACGGGGGGAGTGGGTTCGATTTCTGTGATTGCGGTTGCAGAACGCGGCAACTTCTTGCACGCACCTGACACTTACATGGATAAAATCGCCTGCGGTCCTGGAGCAAAAGGTGTGATCGATATCGATAAAACTCCGACGGAAAATATCAATCGCGTAGCGGATGCACTGAAGAAAAACGTGAGTGACGTCACGGTTGTAATTTTGAATCGTCCTCGTCATGAAAAGCTCATCGAAGAAGTTCGTAAAACCGGCGCACGTATTCACTTGATCGGTGACGGTGACGTATCGGCTGCGATTGCCACAGCTTGGCCGGATTCAGGGATTGATTTACTCATGGGTATCGGTGGCGCACCAGAGGGCGTGATCTCAGCAGCAGCGATGCAGTGCTTAGGCGGCGACTTCCAAGGCCGTTTGAAATTCCGTAACGAAGAAGAAAAAGAGCGAGCAAAACGCATGGGCGTGAAAGACCTCGATAAGAAATATCTCGTCGATGAACTTGCCCATGGTTCTGTGATGTTTGTTGCTACCGGCGTGACGGATGGTCCTTTCTTGAAGGGCGTAAAAACTCTTCCGGGCCGTCAGGCGAAAACTCACTCGGTGGTGATGCGTTCACAAACGGGCACGATCCGTACCATTGAAGCTCATCATAAGCTCAATCAAAAACCGAACTTCAAGAAGTAG
- a CDS encoding TIGR00159 family protein: protein MFQQFIDNLVFIVSHLRIQDLIDMILVWMVVYRILVLIKRTGTIQMLSGLGVLAIGYILSIWLELFTFNWLLEKFFSNLFVIVVILFQGEIRRALAHIGSNPFFTDVSAAQETHVIEEIAKGIIAAAQKGYGALVVIEREIVIDYHIEFGTEIDAKVSAELITSIFHPTSPMHDGALLIRGGKIHSAGCFLPLSKNPALDKNLGTRHRAAIGLTEETDALVFVVSEENKSIGIVQGGHLTANAELGDIRKALYETYGLKYKAFQQGEASL from the coding sequence GTGTTTCAGCAATTCATAGATAACTTAGTATTCATCGTATCCCACCTCCGAATCCAAGATCTGATAGATATGATCTTGGTTTGGATGGTGGTGTATCGCATTTTGGTCCTCATTAAGCGTACGGGCACAATCCAAATGCTCTCCGGTCTCGGGGTGCTTGCGATTGGTTATATTCTCAGTATTTGGCTTGAACTTTTCACGTTCAATTGGCTGCTTGAAAAATTCTTCTCTAATTTGTTTGTGATCGTCGTGATCTTGTTCCAGGGCGAGATTCGTCGCGCTCTGGCTCATATCGGCAGTAATCCGTTCTTCACGGATGTATCTGCAGCCCAAGAGACTCATGTCATTGAAGAGATCGCGAAAGGCATCATCGCCGCGGCCCAAAAGGGTTACGGGGCGCTTGTTGTGATCGAACGTGAAATCGTGATCGACTACCACATTGAGTTCGGAACTGAGATTGACGCTAAAGTGTCTGCGGAACTTATTACGTCTATTTTTCACCCTACAAGCCCTATGCACGACGGGGCTTTGCTGATTCGTGGGGGTAAGATTCACTCTGCGGGTTGTTTCTTGCCCCTGAGTAAAAATCCTGCTTTGGATAAAAACTTGGGCACACGCCATCGCGCTGCGATCGGCCTGACTGAAGAAACTGATGCGTTGGTTTTTGTTGTCAGTGAAGAAAATAAATCCATCGGCATTGTTCAAGGGGGCCACCTGACGGCGAATGCAGAGCTTGGTGACATCCGTAAGGCGCTTTATGAGACCTACGGCCTTAAATACAAGGCCTTCCAGCAAGGGGAGGCTTCGCTATGA
- a CDS encoding SRPBCC family protein: MAKASTTEVFNCTTEEFYKIISDYEKYHEFLQEVKQCKVLKSEGNRKLVEFNVAVIKAFKYTMWMTETPSTSITWEFAGGDVFKTSVGSWKLEEEAGKCRATYSVEATFSMFVPGPIANALVSVNLPGMMSAYHKRVAQIYRK, translated from the coding sequence ATGGCAAAAGCATCAACGACAGAAGTTTTCAATTGTACGACCGAAGAATTTTACAAAATCATCTCTGATTACGAGAAGTACCACGAGTTCCTTCAAGAGGTGAAGCAATGCAAAGTGCTCAAATCTGAAGGCAACCGCAAGCTTGTTGAATTCAATGTGGCCGTTATTAAGGCCTTCAAATACACAATGTGGATGACGGAAACTCCGTCAACCTCCATCACTTGGGAATTTGCTGGTGGGGATGTGTTTAAAACCTCTGTGGGCTCTTGGAAGCTCGAAGAAGAGGCCGGCAAATGCCGCGCGACTTATTCTGTCGAGGCGACATTTAGCATGTTTGTTCCCGGTCCGATTGCGAATGCCTTGGTCAGCGTGAATCTTCCGGGTATGATGAGTGCCTACCACAAGCGTGTGGCGCAGATTTATAGAAAGTAG
- a CDS encoding acyl-CoA thioesterase yields MFTYRHRVQFYETDEMGIVHHSNYLRFCEEARVEWAHSEGLIDYQKKGSASMFAVYETRVRHLKPALFGDEIEIQLQVRSEGVRIHIQYRLNARGQTLAVAETTHVPLDQNLKLMRLPAAMKAILEKEQWTETWL; encoded by the coding sequence ATGTTCACGTACCGGCACCGTGTTCAGTTTTATGAAACCGACGAAATGGGGATTGTTCACCATAGCAATTACCTGCGTTTTTGCGAGGAAGCTCGGGTTGAATGGGCTCACTCCGAAGGCCTGATCGATTACCAGAAAAAGGGATCGGCCAGCATGTTTGCCGTTTACGAAACCAGAGTGCGTCATTTAAAGCCGGCTCTTTTCGGTGATGAGATCGAAATTCAGCTGCAAGTTCGCTCTGAGGGTGTGCGCATTCACATTCAGTATCGCCTGAACGCCCGCGGGCAGACCTTGGCGGTGGCCGAGACCACTCATGTTCCGTTAGATCAAAACCTGAAACTGATGCGCCTTCCGGCGGCAATGAAAGCAATCCTGGAGAAAGAACAATGGACAGAAACCTGGCTTTAG
- the pgsA gene encoding CDP-diacylglycerol--glycerol-3-phosphate 3-phosphatidyltransferase, translating into MWITVSRIAMVPFVLLAMLPNSFWWNVLAAVLFMLASITDYYDGYFARKYNAVSNMGKFMDPVADKILVSSILVMMAYYQKIDPWMVVVILGRDNFIGAIRAVAAADGVVIAAKAAGKWKTALQMGALPAVLIGEIPGYLPYLDRIGYGILWITVLLSISSGVEYYLAYKRGREAKG; encoded by the coding sequence ATGTGGATTACTGTGAGCCGCATTGCCATGGTGCCTTTCGTGCTGCTTGCCATGCTGCCGAATAGTTTTTGGTGGAATGTCCTGGCGGCTGTTTTGTTTATGCTGGCCTCTATCACCGACTATTACGACGGCTACTTTGCCCGCAAATACAACGCTGTTTCGAACATGGGTAAGTTTATGGACCCCGTGGCGGATAAAATCCTCGTGAGCAGTATTCTTGTGATGATGGCCTACTACCAGAAAATTGATCCGTGGATGGTGGTTGTCATCCTCGGTCGTGATAACTTTATTGGCGCCATCCGTGCGGTGGCGGCAGCCGATGGTGTTGTGATCGCAGCAAAAGCCGCCGGAAAGTGGAAGACCGCCTTGCAAATGGGCGCTCTGCCAGCGGTTCTGATTGGAGAAATTCCAGGGTATTTGCCCTATCTTGATAGAATCGGCTACGGAATCTTGTGGATCACGGTTCTCTTAAGTATAAGCAGTGGCGTCGAATACTATTTAGCGTACAAAAGAGGCCGCGAGGCCAAGGGTTAA
- the tilS gene encoding tRNA lysidine(34) synthetase TilS has protein sequence MNDWLDLEHQLWKELKIHEILERKILVGFSGGVDSLALLRSLHRVKRTQVEACYVHHGPGVNAPYREAAAEFCRAFCESHSIPFHIEKHEGDELSSEAALRDFRHSALESVRKKTKSDFLALAHHREDLLETRLLRLIRGTGSQGLTAMRVIQKELFRPFLKISKNDLQDYLNALSLESFEDPSNADLHPMRNWLRQEWLVALEKKQKGAVSALGRSLEILAETLDAEAFPEGLFKEDFISRPHYLALSKTQQKQALASYLLSQNVQGFSQSHLEEVQKRLDISQKDLIFRVSGMDWVVNAQQVRVQKP, from the coding sequence TTGAACGATTGGCTGGATCTGGAGCACCAGCTCTGGAAAGAACTTAAAATTCATGAAATTCTCGAGCGGAAAATCCTCGTCGGCTTTTCCGGCGGTGTGGATTCGCTCGCGTTGCTTCGGTCGCTCCACAGAGTTAAACGCACGCAAGTAGAAGCCTGTTATGTGCATCACGGTCCCGGAGTGAACGCTCCTTATCGCGAGGCTGCGGCCGAATTTTGCCGCGCTTTTTGCGAGAGCCACAGCATTCCTTTTCATATTGAAAAACACGAGGGAGATGAGCTTAGTTCAGAGGCGGCGCTGAGGGATTTTCGCCACAGTGCCCTCGAAAGTGTCCGCAAGAAAACAAAATCGGATTTCCTTGCACTCGCTCATCACCGCGAAGACTTACTAGAAACACGTTTATTGCGTTTGATTCGTGGCACGGGGAGCCAGGGACTCACCGCCATGAGAGTAATTCAGAAGGAACTGTTCCGTCCTTTTTTAAAAATTTCGAAAAACGATTTGCAAGATTATCTCAATGCGCTTTCACTTGAGTCTTTCGAGGATCCATCGAATGCTGATCTCCATCCGATGAGAAACTGGCTTCGCCAAGAATGGTTAGTGGCTCTCGAAAAAAAACAAAAAGGAGCGGTGAGTGCTCTCGGGCGCTCGTTAGAAATCCTCGCGGAAACCCTCGATGCAGAGGCATTTCCAGAGGGACTTTTTAAAGAGGATTTTATTTCGAGACCGCATTATTTAGCGCTCTCTAAAACACAGCAAAAGCAAGCGCTTGCAAGTTATCTTCTATCTCAAAATGTGCAGGGTTTTTCTCAGTCTCATCTTGAAGAAGTGCAAAAACGACTGGACATTTCTCAAAAAGACCTCATCTTTAGAGTCAGCGGGATGGATTGGGTCGTTAACGCGCAGCAAGTTCGGGTCCAGAAACCATAA
- the ftsH gene encoding ATP-dependent zinc metalloprotease FtsH gives MRSTQKTLALWFFLIIMVVFFFHAYENKHQKTIPDFTYSKLVDAVKAGEVADITFRQETSEIVGELKPDFAKKYNGATKFSIVGNTSDEGYKFFVANGLTPNYERADTNNFFQSFLVNWLPLLLIVGLFFFIMRQIQVGGGKAMSFGKSRARMLTEHKNRVTFKEVAGVDEAKDDLQEIVSFLKDPKKYTKLGGRIPKGVLLVGPPGTGKTLLARAVAGEAGVPFFTISGSDFVEMFVGVGASRVRDLFEQGKKNAPCLIFIDEIDAVGRHRGAGMGGGHDEREQTLNQLLVEMDGFESTEGVILIAATNRPDVLDPALLRPGRFDRRVVVNKPDLKGREQILSVHMKKTPLGPDVDASKIARGTPGFSGADLENLVNEAALIAARTDKKYLENEDFEKAKDKVLMGAERKSMVISEEDKRMTAYHEAGHTLVGYKIPGLDPIHKVTIIPRGMALGLTQTLPEKDSVSFSKSQAENWIAFAFGGRAAEELIYKDVTAGAANDIERATAIARRMVCEWGMSEKLGPLAYEKGEGPVFLGMQYGQKSKDYSEAKAEEIDTEVSRIIDEGYKKAFKILVDHKDALERLTEALMEYETIDGHEVAMLINGAAVSEIEKIRNNKKDGGLGIAASVATDKKPAGDPVGNTGPVTI, from the coding sequence ATGCGATCCACTCAAAAGACCTTGGCCCTGTGGTTCTTCCTGATCATCATGGTGGTGTTTTTCTTCCATGCCTATGAAAACAAGCATCAGAAGACAATTCCAGATTTTACATACTCTAAGCTCGTTGATGCTGTAAAAGCAGGCGAAGTTGCGGACATCACTTTCCGCCAAGAGACCAGTGAGATCGTCGGAGAGTTGAAGCCAGACTTCGCTAAGAAGTACAACGGTGCTACTAAATTCAGCATTGTTGGTAACACGTCTGACGAAGGCTACAAATTCTTCGTCGCTAACGGCCTCACGCCAAATTACGAGCGCGCTGATACAAACAACTTCTTCCAGTCATTCCTTGTGAACTGGTTGCCATTACTTTTGATCGTAGGCCTTTTCTTCTTCATCATGCGCCAGATTCAAGTTGGCGGCGGTAAAGCGATGTCGTTCGGTAAGAGCCGTGCGCGCATGCTGACTGAGCATAAAAACCGCGTGACGTTTAAGGAAGTTGCTGGTGTTGATGAAGCAAAAGACGATCTTCAAGAGATCGTGAGCTTCTTGAAAGATCCAAAAAAATACACAAAACTCGGTGGTCGTATCCCTAAGGGTGTTCTCTTGGTGGGCCCTCCGGGAACTGGTAAGACCTTGCTTGCTCGTGCAGTTGCGGGTGAGGCGGGCGTACCATTCTTTACAATCTCGGGTTCTGACTTCGTTGAAATGTTCGTGGGTGTCGGTGCGAGCCGCGTCCGTGACTTGTTTGAACAAGGTAAGAAAAATGCTCCGTGCTTGATCTTCATCGATGAGATCGATGCCGTCGGACGCCATCGTGGCGCCGGCATGGGTGGCGGTCATGACGAGCGTGAACAAACACTCAATCAGTTGTTGGTTGAGATGGATGGTTTTGAATCGACTGAAGGTGTGATCTTGATCGCTGCGACCAATCGTCCTGACGTTCTTGATCCGGCACTTCTTCGCCCAGGTCGTTTCGACCGTCGCGTGGTTGTGAATAAGCCTGATTTGAAAGGCCGTGAGCAAATCCTCTCTGTGCACATGAAGAAGACTCCTCTCGGTCCTGATGTGGATGCGTCTAAGATTGCTCGCGGGACTCCGGGGTTCTCGGGCGCTGATTTGGAAAACTTGGTAAACGAAGCGGCGTTGATCGCTGCTCGTACGGATAAGAAATACCTTGAGAATGAAGACTTCGAAAAAGCGAAGGATAAAGTTCTTATGGGCGCTGAAAGAAAATCGATGGTGATCTCTGAAGAAGATAAGCGCATGACGGCTTATCATGAAGCAGGTCACACGCTGGTTGGTTACAAAATCCCGGGTCTTGATCCGATCCACAAAGTGACGATCATTCCTCGTGGGATGGCTTTGGGACTCACTCAGACATTGCCTGAGAAAGATTCTGTGAGCTTCTCGAAGTCACAGGCTGAAAACTGGATTGCGTTTGCATTCGGTGGTCGTGCGGCGGAAGAGCTCATTTACAAAGACGTGACAGCCGGTGCAGCAAACGATATCGAGCGCGCGACGGCCATTGCTCGCCGTATGGTGTGCGAATGGGGTATGAGCGAGAAGCTTGGACCTTTGGCTTATGAAAAAGGCGAAGGCCCGGTTTTCTTGGGTATGCAGTATGGTCAGAAATCAAAAGATTACTCTGAGGCGAAAGCGGAAGAAATCGACACAGAGGTTTCTCGTATCATCGATGAAGGTTATAAAAAGGCCTTTAAGATCCTTGTAGACCATAAAGACGCTCTCGAGCGTTTGACGGAAGCTTTGATGGAGTATGAGACGATCGACGGTCATGAAGTGGCTATGCTCATCAATGGTGCGGCCGTCAGCGAAATCGAAAAGATCCGCAATAACAAAAAAGACGGTGGTCTAGGTATTGCTGCTTCTGTCGCGACCGATAAGAAGCCAGCCGGAGACCCAGTAGGTAACACAGGCCCTGTGACAATCTAA
- the tpx gene encoding thiol peroxidase, with protein sequence MAKITLKGNPLETSGNLPAVGSTSPDFKLVRADLSEVTLETYTGKKKVLNIFPSIDTGTCAASVRHFNKDAAGLPGVAVLNISADLPFAQTRFCGAEGIKNAEALSSFRSKFATDFGLQMTTGPLAGLCSRAVIVLDEKNKVLYTEQVSDIVNEPNYEAALKALK encoded by the coding sequence ATGGCTAAAATCACTCTTAAAGGCAATCCCCTCGAAACTTCTGGCAACCTTCCGGCGGTTGGTTCCACCAGCCCTGATTTCAAACTGGTTCGCGCGGATTTGAGCGAAGTCACACTTGAAACTTATACTGGTAAGAAAAAGGTTCTTAATATTTTCCCAAGCATCGATACAGGCACTTGTGCCGCCTCTGTTCGTCACTTCAATAAAGACGCTGCGGGCCTCCCTGGCGTTGCAGTTTTGAACATCTCTGCCGACCTTCCATTTGCACAAACCCGTTTCTGCGGCGCTGAAGGTATTAAAAATGCTGAGGCCCTTTCATCATTCAGAAGCAAATTCGCAACCGACTTCGGTTTGCAAATGACAACGGGTCCTCTTGCCGGCCTTTGCTCTCGTGCCGTGATTGTTTTGGATGAGAAAAACAAAGTTCTTTACACAGAACAAGTCAGCGACATCGTGAATGAACCAAATTACGAAGCGGCCCTCAAAGCTTTGAAGTAA
- a CDS encoding phosphatidylserine/phosphatidylglycerophosphate/cardiolipin synthase family protein — protein MKKFISAILFLGLISCQSSSPRNPAASSAESFELLKLVEKTYETETMKNVIPEEAVQVADVVAPLSANTGSPFSVNGAYFGRWRDRREELNINRLADFEIKNGQIERIYAMDRFGAKEYELDIQSFLYSKELNDNRSSEELQKDQPSYPADIVCNQGYTFQNGLLGKKFYSANERKHFNVYESTVNGQRIVLSPPQGAECQLTWQMGGKNYGVRIVTDTTDPDQALNQVIDGCFLPQAGNLKGVERFFLTNKYKSMTCVDSVNNVTTLEDPVDALRSKVEVLLGHPITKEFVQNYDPYAPLDMSQAPHFDSIYVSYLVFRADFYGSLLARLMEYHADRGTRVKLLVSDVIALKKDRAMFARMTQKHNNIKIQEYRYKRQKGESLKGKFDEFHRTMHVKLLITTSKDRPELNTTFIGGRNVHDGFVFKTLPGKARYPEMVDYGDGKDESFCHWRDFEIKVQDPGFTRKAAAHFLTLWNYDAKTLAVRSINQNVMQSAPADMRLFNGREPLVRHFMSFPYKDGHSLEVFYSEMVDSAEKSVKISTPYFRPTEMFMGALNRAVKRGVDITLITRLDLEGDTVDWLLSDANKAGVNQFWDKIHVYEYVEPKVILHSKIVLVDGKFSFIGSVNLNKRSFFHDLENGAMIYSPEFNQRMEKIYGTYLQDSRPIQNKLKTSPLKKVILDMFDTEF, from the coding sequence ATGAAAAAGTTTATCTCTGCGATTCTATTTTTAGGTTTGATCTCTTGCCAATCTTCCTCACCAAGAAATCCAGCGGCAAGTTCCGCGGAATCTTTTGAGTTGCTCAAGCTCGTTGAGAAAACCTACGAGACCGAGACGATGAAAAATGTGATTCCAGAAGAAGCTGTTCAGGTTGCTGATGTGGTCGCCCCCTTGAGTGCAAACACGGGTTCCCCGTTTAGTGTGAATGGGGCCTATTTCGGACGTTGGCGCGATCGCAGAGAAGAACTCAACATCAACCGCCTTGCGGATTTTGAAATCAAGAACGGGCAGATCGAGCGCATCTACGCCATGGATCGCTTTGGTGCCAAAGAGTATGAGCTTGATATTCAGAGTTTTCTCTATTCGAAAGAACTCAACGACAATCGCTCTTCAGAAGAATTGCAAAAAGATCAGCCGAGTTATCCTGCGGACATCGTTTGCAATCAGGGTTATACATTCCAGAACGGTCTTTTGGGGAAGAAGTTCTACTCAGCCAATGAGCGCAAGCACTTCAATGTTTATGAAAGTACTGTGAACGGTCAGCGCATTGTTTTGTCTCCTCCGCAGGGAGCCGAGTGTCAGCTGACGTGGCAAATGGGTGGCAAAAATTACGGCGTGCGTATCGTCACAGATACGACAGACCCGGACCAGGCATTGAACCAAGTGATCGACGGTTGTTTTTTACCTCAGGCAGGAAACCTCAAAGGCGTTGAAAGATTCTTTCTAACCAACAAATACAAGTCGATGACTTGCGTGGATTCAGTGAACAACGTCACGACACTCGAAGATCCGGTTGATGCGCTTCGTTCAAAGGTTGAAGTTCTGCTAGGCCATCCTATCACAAAAGAGTTCGTGCAGAATTACGATCCTTATGCGCCCCTGGATATGAGTCAAGCGCCGCACTTTGATAGCATCTATGTTTCTTACTTGGTGTTCAGAGCGGATTTCTACGGAAGCTTGCTGGCCCGTTTGATGGAATATCATGCGGATCGCGGGACTCGTGTAAAGTTGCTTGTGTCAGATGTGATTGCGCTTAAAAAAGACCGCGCGATGTTTGCGCGTATGACGCAAAAACACAATAACATCAAAATCCAAGAATATCGTTACAAGCGCCAAAAAGGGGAAAGCCTGAAAGGCAAGTTTGACGAATTCCATCGCACGATGCACGTGAAGCTTCTGATCACGACTTCGAAAGATCGTCCTGAGCTCAATACGACATTTATTGGTGGCCGTAACGTCCATGATGGCTTCGTATTTAAAACTCTGCCAGGCAAAGCTCGTTACCCTGAAATGGTCGACTACGGCGATGGCAAGGATGAATCTTTCTGTCACTGGCGCGATTTTGAAATCAAAGTTCAGGACCCGGGCTTTACTCGTAAGGCCGCGGCCCATTTTTTAACGCTTTGGAACTATGATGCAAAAACGCTGGCGGTTCGCTCGATCAATCAAAACGTGATGCAATCAGCTCCGGCGGATATGCGTCTGTTTAACGGTCGTGAGCCTCTGGTACGTCACTTCATGTCGTTCCCTTATAAAGATGGCCACAGTCTTGAAGTCTTCTACTCTGAGATGGTGGATTCCGCTGAGAAGAGCGTAAAGATCTCAACTCCGTATTTCCGTCCGACAGAGATGTTTATGGGCGCTCTGAATCGCGCGGTGAAACGGGGGGTGGATATCACCTTGATCACCCGCTTGGATCTCGAGGGCGACACCGTTGACTGGCTTTTGAGCGATGCCAATAAAGCCGGCGTGAATCAGTTCTGGGATAAGATCCATGTCTATGAATACGTGGAGCCGAAAGTGATTTTACACTCTAAGATCGTGCTGGTGGACGGCAAGTTCTCATTCATCGGTTCGGTGAATTTGAACAAACGCAGCTTCTTCCATGATCTTGAAAACGGAGCAATGATTTACAGCCCTGAATTCAATCAGCGCATGGAAAAAATCTACGGAACTTATCTGCAGGACTCCCGTCCGATTCAGAATAAGCTAAAAACAAGCCCGCTTAAAAAAGTTATTCTTGATATGTTTGATACTGAATTCTAG